Proteins from a genomic interval of Streptomyces sp. NBC_01445:
- a CDS encoding class I SAM-dependent methyltransferase gives MSSSSLSKLPSTDRDDVAARLRESLLGAEFTADGLLELLGAPAYTALARSETVPALRATRGDSPLETLVRLFLLQQPAEYARVAAVLPVEECLETGWLTRAGDDEVAAAVDVRPYGGPDGEDWFIVSDLGCAVGGAGGIGSRAEGVVLGVGGASTTLSGITVRTPVESALDLGTGSGIQALHATRHATRVVATDLNPRALHMTALTLALSGAGPADLHEGSLFEPVGDETYDLIVSNPPFVISPGARLTYRDGGMAGDDLCRTLVQEAGARLNEGGYAQFLANWQHIDGEEWTDRLRSWVPRGCDAWVVQREVQDITQYAELWLRDAGDHRTDPAEYAALYDAWLDEFEARKVRGVGFGWITLRKAPEGVEPSVTVEEWPHSVEQPLGDTVRAHFERLDYLRTHDDAALLGAHFKLAGEVVQEQVGLPGAEDPEHVVLRQHRGMRRATKVDTIGAGFAGVCDGTLSAGRILDAIAQLVGEDPVLLRDRTPAQIRMLVEQGFLEPAQV, from the coding sequence GTGAGTAGCTCCAGTCTGTCCAAGTTGCCGTCCACTGACCGTGACGATGTCGCCGCCCGGCTGCGTGAGTCCCTGCTGGGGGCCGAGTTCACCGCCGACGGCCTGCTCGAGCTGCTCGGGGCGCCGGCCTACACGGCGCTCGCGCGGAGCGAGACCGTCCCCGCCCTGCGGGCGACCCGCGGGGACAGCCCGCTGGAGACGCTCGTACGGCTGTTCCTGTTGCAGCAGCCCGCGGAGTACGCGCGCGTGGCGGCCGTTCTGCCCGTCGAGGAGTGCCTGGAGACCGGGTGGCTGACGCGCGCCGGCGATGACGAGGTCGCCGCGGCCGTCGACGTACGGCCGTACGGAGGGCCCGACGGCGAGGACTGGTTCATCGTGTCCGACCTCGGGTGCGCCGTCGGCGGCGCCGGAGGCATCGGCAGCCGCGCCGAGGGCGTCGTCCTGGGCGTCGGCGGCGCGTCCACGACGCTGTCCGGAATCACCGTGCGTACGCCCGTGGAGAGCGCCCTCGACCTCGGTACGGGCTCCGGGATCCAGGCCCTGCACGCCACCCGGCACGCCACGCGTGTCGTCGCCACCGACCTCAACCCCCGCGCCCTCCACATGACGGCGCTGACCCTCGCCCTCTCCGGCGCGGGCCCCGCGGACCTGCACGAAGGCTCGCTGTTCGAGCCCGTGGGCGACGAGACGTACGACCTGATCGTGTCGAATCCGCCCTTCGTCATCTCGCCGGGTGCGCGGCTGACGTATCGGGACGGCGGGATGGCCGGGGACGATCTGTGCCGCACGCTCGTTCAGGAGGCGGGGGCACGACTGAACGAGGGCGGGTACGCGCAGTTTCTCGCCAACTGGCAGCACATCGACGGGGAGGAGTGGACCGACCGGCTCCGGTCCTGGGTGCCGCGCGGGTGCGACGCATGGGTCGTGCAGCGCGAGGTGCAGGACATCACGCAGTACGCCGAGTTGTGGCTGCGGGACGCCGGCGATCACCGCACGGATCCGGCGGAGTACGCGGCGCTGTACGACGCGTGGCTCGACGAGTTCGAGGCACGAAAGGTGCGTGGCGTCGGATTCGGCTGGATCACGCTGCGCAAGGCGCCGGAGGGCGTCGAGCCGTCCGTCACGGTGGAGGAGTGGCCGCACTCCGTCGAACAACCCCTCGGGGACACGGTGCGGGCGCACTTCGAGCGCCTCGACTATCTGCGCACGCACGACGACGCCGCCCTGCTCGGCGCCCACTTCAAGCTCGCGGGCGAGGTCGTGCAGGAGCAGGTCGGGCTGCCGGGGGCCGAGGACCCGGAGCATGTGGTGCTGCGCCAGCACCGCGGGATGCGCCGGGCCACGAAGGTGGACACGATCGGCGCCGGGTTCGCAGGCGTCTGCGACGGCACGCTCAGCGCCGGCCGGATCCTCGACGCCATCGCGCAACTGGTCGGGGAGGACCCGGTCTTGCTGCGGGACCGCACACCCGCGCAGATCAGGATGCTCGTCGAGCAGGGGTTCCTGGAGCCGGCTCAGGTCTGA
- a CDS encoding small secreted protein produces the protein MEGTNPVNKKLAAALSSGAVLVLALSGCSSDDGNEKLDSWAKTVCDAVQPQAKKIENANAAIQKETSDNSKPADVQSTDSQAFQDMSDAYKAIGSAVDNAGAPPVDGGDKKQKDAVKELNGISASYADLKKQVDKLDTKDQAKFADGLKGIAGELDKLSQSGSDALKKLEEGDVGKAMAKQDSCKSASASPAPSKS, from the coding sequence ATGGAAGGGACCAATCCGGTGAACAAGAAGCTTGCAGCCGCACTGTCCAGCGGTGCGGTACTGGTGCTTGCGCTGTCGGGATGCAGCAGCGACGACGGCAACGAGAAGCTGGACTCCTGGGCCAAGACGGTCTGTGACGCGGTCCAGCCGCAGGCCAAGAAGATCGAGAACGCCAACGCCGCGATCCAGAAGGAGACGTCGGACAACAGCAAGCCCGCAGACGTCCAGAGCACCGACTCGCAGGCCTTCCAGGACATGTCCGACGCCTACAAGGCGATCGGTTCGGCCGTGGACAACGCGGGCGCCCCGCCGGTCGACGGCGGCGACAAGAAGCAGAAGGACGCGGTCAAGGAGCTCAACGGGATCTCGGCCTCGTACGCGGATCTGAAGAAGCAGGTCGACAAGCTCGACACCAAGGACCAGGCGAAGTTCGCCGACGGCCTCAAGGGCATCGCGGGCGAGCTCGACAAGCTGAGCCAGAGCGGGAGCGACGCGCTCAAGAAGCTGGAGGAGGGCGACGTCGGCAAGGCGATGGCGAAGCAGGACAGCTGCAAGAGCGCGTCCGCTTCCCCGGCTCCCTCCAAGAGCTGA
- a CDS encoding sodium-translocating pyrophosphatase, whose protein sequence is MAGLSTPQAFDHPSTFAAAVLTDDNRLIVMVIGIVALAALVVAAVLVRQVLAAGEGTDSMKKIAAAVQEGANAYLGRQLRTLAVFAVVVFFLLMLLPADDWNQRAGRSIFFLIGAVFSATTGYIGMWLAVRSNVRVAAAAREATPAEGEPEKDLTVVSHKAMKIAFRTGGVVGMFTVGLGLLGASCVVLVYAADAPKVLEGFGLGAALIAMFMRVGGGIFTKAADVGADLVGKVEKGIPEDDPRNAATIADNVGDNVGDCAGMAADLFESYAVTLVAALILGKVAFGDSGLAFPLIVPAIGVVTAMIGIFAVAPRRSDRSGMSAINRGFFISAVISLALVAVAVYTYLPGTYAELNGITDAAIKVKDGDPRILALVAVAIGIVLAALIQQLTGYFTETSRRPVRDIGKSSLTGPATVVLAGISVGLESAVYTALLIGLGVYGAFLLGGTSIMLALFAVALAGTGLLTTVGVIVAMDTFGPVSDNAQGIAEMSGDVTGSGAQVLTDLDAVGNTTKAITKGIAIATAVLAASALFGSYRDAIVSAAQDVGEKVGDGGPMNLVMDISQPNNLVGLIAGAAVVFLFSGLAINAVSRSAGAVVYEVRRQFREHPGIMDYTETPEYGRVVDICTKDALRELATPGLLAVLAPIAIGFTLGVGALGSFLAGAIGTGTLMAVFLANSGGAWDNAKKLVEDGHFGGKGSEAHAATVIGDTVGDPFKDTAGPAINPLLKVMNLVALLIAPAVVKFSYGADASLGVRIVVAVLSIGVIVGSVYVSKRRGITVGDDDNSDHVPKQPADPAVVS, encoded by the coding sequence ATGGCGGGGCTTTCTACCCCTCAAGCGTTTGACCACCCCTCAACCTTCGCAGCCGCGGTCCTGACCGACGACAACCGGCTCATCGTCATGGTGATCGGCATCGTCGCGCTCGCCGCCCTCGTGGTGGCCGCAGTGCTCGTACGCCAGGTGCTGGCGGCAGGCGAGGGCACCGACAGCATGAAGAAGATCGCGGCAGCGGTCCAGGAAGGCGCGAATGCCTATCTCGGGCGGCAGCTGCGGACCCTCGCGGTATTCGCCGTCGTGGTGTTCTTCCTGCTCATGCTGCTGCCCGCGGACGATTGGAATCAGCGAGCCGGGCGCTCGATCTTCTTCTTGATCGGCGCGGTGTTCTCGGCCACCACCGGATACATCGGAATGTGGCTGGCGGTGCGCAGCAATGTGCGCGTCGCCGCCGCGGCCAGGGAGGCCACCCCGGCGGAAGGCGAGCCGGAAAAGGATCTCACCGTTGTCTCGCACAAGGCCATGAAGATCGCTTTTCGCACGGGTGGCGTAGTCGGCATGTTCACGGTGGGGCTGGGCCTGCTCGGCGCCTCCTGTGTCGTGCTGGTCTACGCGGCCGACGCGCCCAAGGTCCTCGAAGGATTTGGCCTCGGTGCGGCGCTCATCGCGATGTTCATGCGTGTCGGAGGCGGCATCTTCACCAAGGCCGCCGACGTCGGCGCCGACCTGGTCGGCAAGGTCGAAAAGGGCATTCCGGAGGATGATCCGCGTAATGCCGCGACCATCGCCGACAACGTGGGCGACAACGTCGGCGACTGCGCCGGTATGGCCGCCGACCTCTTCGAGTCGTACGCCGTCACGCTGGTCGCCGCGCTGATCCTCGGCAAGGTGGCCTTCGGCGACTCCGGGCTCGCCTTCCCGCTGATCGTTCCCGCGATCGGCGTAGTGACGGCGATGATCGGCATCTTCGCCGTAGCGCCGCGCCGGTCCGACCGCAGCGGCATGAGTGCCATCAACCGCGGGTTCTTCATCTCCGCGGTCATCTCGCTCGCCCTTGTGGCCGTAGCCGTCTACACCTATTTGCCGGGGACGTATGCCGAGCTCAACGGCATCACCGACGCGGCGATCAAGGTGAAGGACGGCGATCCGCGGATCCTGGCCCTCGTCGCCGTGGCGATCGGCATCGTGCTTGCCGCGCTGATCCAGCAGCTCACGGGCTACTTCACCGAGACCAGCCGGCGCCCGGTGCGCGACATCGGCAAGTCGTCGCTCACCGGACCCGCCACCGTCGTGCTCGCCGGAATCTCCGTCGGCCTCGAATCGGCCGTCTACACCGCCCTGTTGATCGGTCTCGGCGTGTACGGGGCGTTCCTGCTCGGCGGCACGTCGATCATGCTGGCGCTGTTCGCCGTCGCCCTCGCGGGCACGGGCCTGCTGACCACGGTCGGCGTCATCGTCGCCATGGACACCTTCGGGCCCGTCTCCGACAACGCGCAGGGCATCGCCGAGATGTCCGGCGATGTGACGGGATCGGGTGCGCAGGTCCTCACCGACCTGGACGCCGTGGGCAACACGACCAAGGCCATCACCAAGGGAATCGCCATCGCCACGGCTGTACTGGCGGCCTCGGCGCTCTTCGGGTCCTACCGTGACGCGATCGTCTCCGCCGCCCAGGACGTCGGCGAGAAGGTCGGCGACGGCGGCCCGATGAACCTCGTGATGGACATCTCGCAGCCCAACAACCTGGTGGGCCTGATCGCCGGCGCGGCGGTCGTGTTCCTCTTCTCCGGGCTCGCGATCAACGCGGTGTCGCGGTCCGCGGGTGCCGTGGTCTACGAGGTGCGGCGGCAGTTCCGCGAACACCCCGGGATCATGGACTACACGGAGACGCCGGAGTACGGGCGCGTCGTCGACATCTGTACGAAGGACGCGCTGCGGGAGTTGGCCACGCCGGGTCTACTCGCCGTTCTCGCGCCCATCGCGATCGGCTTCACGCTCGGCGTCGGTGCCCTCGGTTCGTTCCTTGCCGGCGCGATCGGCACCGGGACGCTGATGGCGGTCTTCCTCGCCAACTCCGGTGGCGCGTGGGACAACGCGAAGAAGCTCGTCGAAGACGGGCACTTCGGCGGCAAGGGCAGTGAGGCCCACGCCGCGACCGTCATCGGCGACACGGTCGGCGACCCGTTCAAGGACACGGCCGGGCCCGCGATCAACCCGCTGCTGAAGGTGATGAACCTGGTGGCGCTCCTCATCGCGCCCGCGGTCGTCAAGTTCAGCTACGGGGCGGACGCGAGCCTGGGCGTACGGATCGTCGTCGCCGTGCTGTCGATCGGCGTGATCGTCGGTTCCGTTTATGTCTCCAAGAGGCGCGGCATCACGGTCGGCGACGACGACAACTCCGACCACGTACCGAAGCAGCCGGCGGACCCGGCGGTGGTTTCCTGA
- a CDS encoding ATP-binding protein, whose amino-acid sequence MATVELRFSAQPEHVRTARLVAAAVARRAGVDEAVLDEVRLAVGEACSRAVGLHRSSGITAPVRVLLTEEEKQFSIEVGDEAPRSVPGEQSSGAPGGADDLAAEGEDDMGLAVISGLVDDVEVTADESGGLIRMTWPTTPATLPS is encoded by the coding sequence ATGGCCACCGTCGAACTCCGATTCAGTGCGCAGCCCGAGCATGTCAGGACCGCCCGTCTGGTGGCGGCCGCGGTGGCGCGCAGGGCCGGAGTGGACGAGGCCGTGCTCGACGAGGTCAGGCTCGCTGTCGGCGAGGCCTGCAGCCGCGCCGTCGGTCTTCACCGGAGCAGCGGTATCACTGCACCCGTTCGGGTCCTTCTCACTGAGGAGGAGAAGCAGTTCTCCATCGAGGTCGGGGACGAGGCTCCGCGGAGCGTTCCCGGCGAGCAGTCGTCCGGCGCGCCCGGCGGGGCGGACGATCTGGCGGCGGAGGGCGAGGACGACATGGGCCTCGCCGTCATCAGTGGCCTTGTCGACGATGTGGAGGTCACTGCGGACGAGTCCGGTGGACTCATTCGGATGACTTGGCCGACCACGCCGGCGACTCTTCCGTCTTGA
- the bldG gene encoding anti-sigma factor antagonist BldG, giving the protein MDLSLSTRTVGDRTVVEVGGEIDVYTAPKLREQLVELVNDGSFHLVVDMEGVDFLDSTGLGVLVGGLKRVRAHEGSLRLVCNQERILKIFRITGLTKVFPIHTSVEEAVAATD; this is encoded by the coding sequence GTGGACCTGTCCCTGTCGACCCGTACCGTCGGCGATCGTACGGTCGTCGAGGTCGGTGGCGAAATCGATGTATATACCGCGCCCAAGCTGCGAGAGCAGCTGGTCGAGCTGGTGAACGACGGCAGCTTCCACCTTGTCGTCGACATGGAGGGAGTCGATTTCCTCGACTCCACCGGGCTCGGCGTACTGGTGGGCGGTCTGAAGCGAGTGCGGGCCCATGAGGGCTCGCTGCGACTGGTCTGTAACCAGGAGCGCATTCTCAAGATCTTCCGTATCACCGGCCTGACCAAGGTGTTCCCCATTCACACCTCGGTCGAGGAAGCCGTAGCGGCTACCGACTGA
- a CDS encoding DEAD/DEAH box helicase: MAFNHLPAGVHDALGALSVTPVTHSVPMAKNHRPGQPAADTASRPSPGAILDRLASGPSRASRITHTEHLPPRPGRHAVWPDRIRSEVLAAVQSAGIEHPWAHQALAAEHAMDGESVVVSTGTASGKSLAYLVPVLSRLLDGSEAPNGRGATALYLAPTKALAADQCRSVKELSQPLGTAIRPAVYDGDTPVEEREWVRQYANYVLTNPDMLHRGILPSHPRWSSFLKSLKYVVIDECHTYRGVFGSHVAQVLRRLRRLCARYGSEPVFLLASATAADPAVAAERLTGLPVVEIADDASPRGELVFALWEPPLTELHGEKGAPVRRTATAETADLLTDLTLQGVHSVAFVRSRRGAELISVIAQERLAEIDRSLARRVAAYRGGYLPEERRALERALHSGELLGLAATTALELGIDVSGLDAVVIAGYPGTRASLWQQAGRAGRSGQGALAVLVARDDPLDTYLVHHPEALFDQPVESTVLDPDNPYVLAPHLCAAAAELPLTDDDLPLFGPTTAELLPQLEDAKLLRRRTKAWHWTRRERAADLTDIRGDGGSPVQIVEAGTGRLLGTVDAGSAHTTVHDGAVHLHQGRTYLVKHLDLEDSVALVEEANPTYSTTARDTTAISVLETDIEVPWGDGRLCYGSVEVTNQVVSFLRRRLITGEVLGETKLDLPPRTLRTRAVWWTVTEDQLDAARVNPEILGGALHAAEHASIGMLPLFATCDRWDIGGVSIPLHPDTLLPTVFVYDGHPGGAGFAERAFHTAREWLTATLEAIASCECEAGCPSCIQSPKCGNGNDPLHKRGAVRLLKVLLRDAPPTMPSTAPPAPASAPVSAGTRTSSARASSEGRPTSQGQEPGPAAD, encoded by the coding sequence ATGGCATTCAATCACTTACCGGCAGGCGTGCACGACGCCTTAGGAGCATTGTCCGTCACGCCAGTGACACACTCGGTGCCGATGGCCAAGAATCACCGCCCCGGACAACCCGCGGCGGACACCGCTTCCCGCCCCTCTCCAGGGGCGATTCTCGACCGGCTCGCCTCGGGTCCGAGCCGGGCTTCGCGCATCACTCATACGGAGCACTTGCCCCCTCGACCGGGTCGTCATGCCGTATGGCCCGACCGCATCCGATCCGAGGTCCTCGCCGCCGTCCAGTCGGCCGGAATCGAGCACCCCTGGGCCCATCAGGCACTCGCCGCCGAGCACGCGATGGACGGCGAGTCGGTCGTCGTCTCCACCGGAACTGCCTCCGGAAAGTCCCTGGCGTACCTCGTCCCGGTGCTCTCCCGGCTCCTCGACGGCTCCGAGGCCCCGAACGGGCGTGGCGCGACCGCGCTCTACCTCGCGCCGACGAAAGCACTCGCCGCGGACCAGTGCAGATCGGTGAAGGAACTTTCACAACCGCTCGGCACGGCGATCCGCCCCGCGGTCTACGACGGCGACACCCCCGTCGAGGAACGCGAGTGGGTACGGCAGTACGCCAACTACGTCCTGACCAACCCCGACATGCTGCACCGCGGGATATTGCCCTCGCACCCCCGCTGGTCCTCCTTCCTCAAGTCGCTCAAGTACGTCGTCATCGACGAGTGCCACACCTACCGCGGCGTCTTCGGGTCCCACGTCGCCCAGGTCCTGCGCCGTCTGCGCCGCCTGTGCGCCCGCTACGGCTCGGAACCCGTGTTCCTGCTGGCGTCCGCCACCGCCGCCGACCCGGCCGTCGCTGCCGAGCGCCTAACGGGTCTCCCGGTCGTCGAGATCGCCGACGACGCCTCGCCCCGCGGAGAGCTCGTCTTCGCCCTCTGGGAACCCCCTCTCACCGAGCTCCACGGCGAGAAGGGCGCCCCCGTCCGTCGCACCGCCACCGCCGAGACGGCGGACCTGCTGACGGACCTGACCCTGCAGGGCGTCCACTCCGTCGCCTTCGTACGCTCCCGGCGCGGCGCCGAGCTGATCTCGGTGATCGCCCAGGAACGCCTCGCCGAGATCGACCGCTCCCTCGCCCGCCGCGTCGCCGCCTACCGCGGCGGCTACCTGCCCGAAGAACGCCGCGCCCTCGAACGCGCCCTGCACTCCGGCGAACTCCTCGGCCTGGCCGCCACCACCGCCCTCGAACTCGGCATCGACGTCTCGGGGTTGGACGCCGTCGTCATCGCCGGCTATCCGGGCACCAGGGCGTCGCTGTGGCAGCAGGCGGGCCGCGCGGGACGGTCGGGGCAGGGCGCGCTCGCCGTCCTCGTCGCCCGCGACGACCCCCTGGACACGTATCTCGTCCACCACCCCGAAGCCCTCTTCGACCAGCCGGTGGAGTCCACGGTCCTGGACCCCGACAACCCGTACGTCCTCGCCCCCCATCTGTGCGCGGCCGCCGCCGAACTCCCACTCACCGACGACGACTTGCCCCTGTTCGGCCCGACCACCGCCGAGCTGCTCCCCCAGCTGGAGGACGCGAAGCTGCTGCGCCGCCGCACCAAGGCCTGGCACTGGACCCGCCGCGAACGCGCCGCCGATCTGACGGACATCCGCGGCGACGGCGGCAGCCCCGTACAGATCGTCGAGGCCGGTACGGGACGCCTCCTGGGCACCGTGGACGCCGGCTCGGCGCACACGACCGTCCACGACGGCGCGGTCCACCTCCACCAGGGCCGCACCTACCTCGTGAAGCACCTGGACCTGGAGGACTCGGTCGCCCTCGTCGAGGAGGCCAACCCGACCTACTCGACCACCGCCCGCGACACCACCGCCATCTCCGTACTGGAGACGGACATCGAAGTCCCTTGGGGTGATGGCCGGTTGTGCTACGGCTCTGTCGAAGTAACCAACCAGGTCGTCTCCTTCCTGCGCCGCCGTCTCATCACCGGCGAAGTCCTCGGCGAGACCAAACTCGACCTCCCTCCCCGCACCCTCCGCACCCGCGCCGTGTGGTGGACGGTGACGGAGGACCAACTCGACGCGGCCCGCGTGAACCCAGAGATCCTCGGCGGCGCGCTACACGCCGCCGAACACGCCTCCATCGGCATGCTGCCGCTGTTCGCCACCTGCGACCGCTGGGACATCGGCGGCGTCTCCATCCCCCTCCACCCCGACACCCTGCTGCCCACGGTCTTCGTGTACGACGGCCATCCCGGCGGGGCGGGATTCGCGGAGCGCGCGTTCCACACGGCCCGCGAGTGGCTCACCGCCACCCTCGAAGCAATCGCCTCCTGCGAGTGCGAGGCGGGCTGCCCGTCCTGCATCCAGTCCCCCAAGTGCGGCAACGGCAACGACCCTCTCCACAAACGCGGCGCAGTACGGCTGCTGAAGGTCCTGCTCAGGGACGCCCCTCCGACGATGCCTTCGACGGCACCTCCGGCACCGGCATCGGCACCGGTCTCGGCAGGTACGCGGACGTCTTCGGCGCGGGCTTCGTCCGAGGGGCGGCCGACATCTCAGGGTCAGGAACCCGGTCCGGCGGCTGACTGA
- a CDS encoding winged helix-turn-helix domain-containing protein, which yields MEIDRTRAMWPQIAAVIIERITNGTYPPGSKVPSIVALAAEFDVVNSTAQRAMEAVRAEGLTRSEKGMGTFVLKSAERDAN from the coding sequence ATGGAGATTGACCGGACGCGCGCCATGTGGCCTCAGATTGCCGCCGTGATCATTGAGCGCATTACCAACGGCACGTATCCGCCAGGTAGCAAGGTGCCAAGCATCGTGGCCCTTGCCGCTGAGTTCGACGTGGTCAATAGCACCGCGCAACGGGCCATGGAAGCCGTGCGGGCGGAGGGGCTGACGCGCTCCGAGAAGGGCATGGGGACCTTCGTCCTGAAGTCAGCGGAGAGGGACGCCAACTAG
- a CDS encoding HAD family hydrolase, translating into MLGLVENHSLTHSMPRTAAFFDLDKTVIAKSSTLTFSKSFYQGGLINRRAVLRTAYAQFVFLAGGADHDQMERMREYLSALCRGWNVQQVKEIVAETLHDLIDPIIYDEAASLIEEHHTAGRDVVIVSTSGAEVVEPIGELLGADRVVATRMVVGDDGCFTGEVEYYAYGPTKAEAIEELARSEGYDLSRCYAYSDSATDVPMLKSVGHPFAVNPDRALRREAIAREWPILDFNRPVRLKQRLPSLSAPSRPALVAAAAVGAAAATAGLVWYASRRRATAS; encoded by the coding sequence ATGCTCGGGCTCGTGGAAAACCACTCCTTGACGCACTCGATGCCTCGCACTGCCGCGTTCTTTGACCTGGACAAGACGGTCATTGCGAAGTCGAGCACGCTCACCTTCAGCAAGTCGTTCTACCAAGGCGGGCTGATCAACCGCAGGGCGGTGCTGCGGACCGCGTACGCGCAGTTCGTGTTCCTCGCCGGCGGCGCCGACCACGACCAGATGGAGCGGATGCGCGAATACCTCTCGGCTCTCTGCCGCGGGTGGAACGTGCAGCAGGTGAAGGAGATCGTCGCCGAGACGCTCCACGACCTGATCGACCCGATCATCTACGACGAGGCCGCGTCGCTCATCGAGGAGCACCACACCGCCGGGCGCGACGTGGTGATTGTCTCCACGTCCGGCGCGGAGGTCGTCGAGCCGATCGGTGAACTCCTCGGCGCGGACCGCGTGGTGGCCACGCGCATGGTCGTCGGTGACGACGGCTGCTTCACGGGTGAGGTGGAGTACTACGCGTACGGGCCGACGAAGGCGGAGGCGATCGAGGAGCTCGCGCGGTCCGAGGGGTACGACCTCTCGCGCTGCTACGCGTACAGCGACTCGGCGACCGATGTGCCGATGCTGAAGTCCGTCGGCCACCCCTTCGCGGTCAATCCGGACCGGGCGCTGCGCCGTGAGGCCATCGCGCGAGAGTGGCCGATTCTCGACTTCAACCGGCCCGTACGGCTCAAGCAGCGACTGCCCTCTCTGTCCGCACCGTCGCGGCCGGCCCTCGTCGCTGCCGCCGCCGTCGGCGCCGCTGCGGCGACCGCGGGCCTGGTCTGGTACGCCAGCCGCCGACGCGCCACGGCCAGCTGA
- a CDS encoding oxidoreductase, whose protein sequence is MSTTADPLAALGALPGVADSVDSVRKAVDRVYGHRVMRRRSHAVTSEAALRGARGSAALSGADWPLEEVRRRSDFSGAGGDEEARTVGAALRLTAEAGQLLSIWRQSPLRVLARLHLVAAADNGDTVGRPRQGGEPVDEPLVELPLPDAQEVAGRLEGLSGLIIAGGSAPALVTAAVVHGELLALRPFGSHNGLVARAAERIVLVGSGLDPKSICPAEVGHAEQGRADYLAALEGYVSGTPEGVAAWIAHCGRSVELGVRESTAVCEALQRGAA, encoded by the coding sequence ATGAGTACGACAGCCGACCCCCTTGCCGCCCTCGGGGCCCTTCCGGGCGTGGCCGACTCCGTGGACTCCGTGCGCAAGGCCGTGGACCGGGTCTACGGTCATCGGGTCATGCGGCGTCGCAGCCATGCCGTCACCTCCGAAGCCGCGCTGCGCGGCGCGCGCGGCAGCGCGGCGCTGTCCGGTGCCGACTGGCCGCTCGAAGAGGTGCGCAGGCGCTCCGACTTCAGTGGCGCGGGCGGGGACGAGGAGGCGCGCACCGTGGGCGCCGCCCTGCGGCTGACGGCGGAGGCGGGCCAGCTCCTGTCGATCTGGCGGCAGTCCCCACTGCGGGTGCTCGCGCGTCTGCACCTCGTGGCGGCCGCCGACAACGGCGACACGGTGGGGCGCCCCCGGCAGGGTGGCGAGCCGGTCGACGAGCCGCTGGTCGAGCTGCCGCTGCCGGACGCGCAGGAAGTGGCGGGCCGGCTCGAAGGGCTCTCGGGGCTGATCATCGCGGGTGGCTCGGCTCCGGCCCTGGTCACCGCGGCCGTCGTGCACGGCGAACTGCTCGCACTGCGGCCCTTCGGGTCGCACAACGGGCTGGTCGCGCGCGCGGCCGAGCGCATCGTCCTGGTGGGCAGCGGTCTCGACCCGAAGTCGATCTGTCCGGCCGAGGTGGGGCATGCGGAGCAGGGTCGCGCCGACTATCTGGCCGCACTCGAGGGCTATGTGTCGGGCACCCCGGAAGGGGTTGCCGCGTGGATCGCGCACTGCGGGCGGTCCGTGGAGCTCGGCGTCAGAGAGTCGACGGCGGTGTGCGAGGCGCTCCAGCGCGGAGCGGCATAG
- a CDS encoding ATP-binding protein: MKIAFVGKGGSGKTTLSSLFVRHLAAMGAPVIAVDADINQHLGPALGLDDDQAAELPAMGARLPLIKDYLRGSNPRIASADTMIKTTPPGEGSRLLRVRENNPVYDACARPVELDGGAVRLMVTGPFTEADLGVSCYHSKTGAVELCLNHLVDGRDEYVVVDMTAGSDSFASGMFTRFDMTFLVAEPTRKGVSVYRQYKEYARDFGITLKVVGNKVQGQDDLDFLRAQVGDDLLVTVGHSDWVRAMEKGRPPRFDLLEEPNAAALRTLRSAADAAYAGRDWERYTRQMVHFHLKNAQSWGNAKTGADLAAQVDPAFVLQESVAATA, encoded by the coding sequence ATGAAGATCGCTTTCGTGGGGAAGGGCGGCAGCGGGAAGACCACGCTGTCCTCGCTCTTCGTCCGTCACCTCGCCGCCATGGGCGCCCCGGTCATCGCGGTGGACGCCGACATCAACCAGCACCTGGGGCCCGCGCTGGGGCTCGACGACGACCAGGCGGCCGAACTGCCCGCCATGGGCGCACGCCTCCCCCTCATCAAGGACTACCTGCGCGGCTCGAATCCACGGATCGCCTCCGCGGACACGATGATCAAGACGACCCCGCCCGGCGAGGGCTCGCGCCTTCTGCGGGTACGTGAGAACAACCCGGTGTACGACGCGTGTGCCCGACCCGTGGAACTCGACGGCGGGGCCGTGCGTTTGATGGTCACGGGCCCCTTCACCGAAGCCGACCTCGGTGTCTCCTGCTACCACTCCAAGACCGGAGCGGTGGAACTGTGTCTGAACCATCTCGTCGACGGCCGCGACGAGTACGTCGTCGTCGACATGACCGCAGGCTCGGACTCCTTCGCCTCCGGCATGTTCACCCGCTTCGACATGACGTTCCTCGTCGCCGAGCCGACGCGCAAGGGGGTCTCGGTCTACCGCCAGTACAAGGAGTACGCACGGGACTTCGGCATCACGCTGAAGGTCGTGGGGAACAAGGTGCAGGGCCAGGACGACCTCGACTTCCTCCGCGCACAGGTGGGAGACGACCTGCTCGTCACCGTCGGGCACTCCGACTGGGTACGCGCCATGGAGAAGGGCCGCCCTCCCCGGTTCGACCTCCTGGAGGAGCCCAACGCGGCCGCCCTGCGCACGCTCCGGTCCGCCGCGGACGCGGCCTACGCGGGCCGCGACTGGGAGCGCTACACACGCCAGATGGTCCACTTCCACCTGAAGAACGCGCAGAGTTGGGGCAACGCGAAGACGGGCGCCGACCTGGCGGCCCAGGTCGACCCCGCCTTCGTCCTCCAGGAGAGCGTGGCCGCCACCGCCTGA